Proteins encoded in a region of the Triticum dicoccoides isolate Atlit2015 ecotype Zavitan chromosome 3A, WEW_v2.0, whole genome shotgun sequence genome:
- the LOC119272368 gene encoding uncharacterized protein LOC119272368 isoform X1, translating to MGFPFPVPTWFPSLPRSSSWTLRPSTPSLQPACAALRCKEEQFPALISIISICCSSSPRLLPRFVSLPPRRLPGSIHRRLPAEQRRPQGASENRLFTLHQLMDKGHPGYSKYMIDAKLQEQGFFASQHCANCGHELHHKPKDMVGFPAGVKFDPTDQELIEHLESKVMKRAHSLIDDFIPTIEGEDGICYTHPEKLPGVTRNGQSKHFFHRPSKAYTTGTRKRRKIHAETELSNSKNGAETRWHKTGKTRPLMVCGQHKGCKKILVLYINFGKTRKAEKTNWVMHQYHLGDLEDEKEGELIVSKVFYQTQPRQTAAATTSTVLREPSTNGNMEVKMPKSMKIGLTDHAVAAAAAIQMQRQQQQLLKQGDEMKKGKEGQDQLQQKFDHRPAGLEGLIMACKSASTKEVSFLIKEPRTVCESEVQDGVEDSETRTKLRGSPWCCKAKMRKSCILVLSSAFWSGRRRRLHRNLLGGVALEVHLLAVVWSSPTVMGGRRAMCFFLIRPSRSLTVYGPTAANRKDDFFNELIAQKPPSELNGSPWMTSTKFTELAIRTNEVVNRTRINRFWATLTPANSKRFF from the exons atgggcTTCCCATTCCCAGTTCCCACCTGGTTTCCCAGTCTACCTCGTTCCTCCTCGTGGACGCTCCGCCCCAGCACGCCAAGTCTCCAACCAGCCTGTGCTGCCTTGCGTTGCAAGGAAGAGCAGTTCCCCGCTCTGATATCCATCATCTCGATCTGCTGCTCTTCCTCTCCTCGGCTGCTCCCCCGCTTCGTCTCTCTCCCACCCCGTCGGCTGCCTGGATCGATCCACCGGCGGCTTCCTGCGGAGCAGCGCAGGCCGCAAGGCGCCTCCGAAAATCGGCTCTTCACCCTCCAT CAACTCATGGACAAGGGTCACCCAGGGTACTCCAAGTACATGATCGACGCTAAGCTCCAGGAGCAGGGGTTCTTTGCTTCCCAGCACTGCGCCAACTGCGGCCATGAGCTCCACCACAAGCCG AAGGACATGGTTGGGTTTCCTGCCGGTGTCAAGTTCGATCCGACGGACCAGGAGCTGATTGAGCACCTTGAGTCCAAGGTGATGAAGAGAGCTCACTCCCTCATCGATGACTTCATACCCACCATTGAGGGAGAAGATGGCATTTGCTACACCCATCCAGAGAAACTCCCAG GTGTGACCAGAAATGGCCAGAGCAAACACTTTTTCCACAGACCATCAAAGGCCTACACCACAGGCACGAGGAAGAGGAGAAAGATCCACGCAGAGACTGAGTTATCCAACAGTAAAAATGGTGCCGAGACGCGGTGGCACAAGACTGGCAAGACACGGCCGCTGATGGTGTGCGGACAGCACAAGGGGTGCAAGAAGATCCTAGTCTTGTACATCAACTTCGGCAAGACACGAAAGGCAGAGAAGACTaattgggtgatgcaccagtaccacctcggcgaCCTAGAGGACGAGAAGGAAGGGGAGTTGATTGTATCAAAGGTCTTCTATCAGACACAGCCACGGCAGACTGCCGCTGCCACAACATCGACAGTATTGCGTGAGCCTTCAACTAACGGCAATATGGAGGTAAAGATGCCAAAGTCAATGAAGATTGGGCTCACTGATCATGCGGTTGCCGCTGCGGCTGCCATCCAGATGCAGCGACAGCAGCAGCAATTGCTGAAGCAAGGTGATGAG ATGAAAAAGGGAAAGGAGGGGCAGGACCAGCTGCAGCAGAAATTTGACCACAGGCCTGCTGGCTTGGAAGGACTAATAATGGCCTGCAAATCAGCAAGTACAAAAGAAGTTAGTTTTCTGATCAAAG AACCGAGAACTGTATGTGAATCAGAGGTCCAAGACGGGGTAGAGGATAGTGAGACACGGACGAAACTTAGGGGAAGCCCTTGGTGTTGCAAAGCAAAGATGAGGAAAAGTTGTATTCTCGTGCTGAGTTCAG CTTTCTggagtgggcggcggcggcgcctacaTCGTAATCTTCTTGGAGGCGTCGCTTTGGAGGTTCATCTTTTGGCTGTTGTGTGGAGTTCTCCCACCGTCATGGGTGGC CGACGGGCCATGTGCTTCTTTCTGATTCGTCCTTCAAGATCACTTACTGTCTACGGACCCACGGCCGCCAACAGGAAGGACGACTTCTTCAACGAGTTGATCGCGCAAAAGCCTCCTAGTGAACTAAATGGATCGCCATGGATGACTTCAACCAAATTTACTGAGCTCGCGATAAGAACAAACGAAGTTGTTAACCGCACCCGCATCAACCGCTTCTGGGCTACCCTTACTCCTGCGAACTCAAAGagatttttttag
- the LOC119272368 gene encoding NAC domain-containing protein 75-like isoform X2 — MGFPFPVPTWFPSLPRSSSWTLRPSTPSLQPACAALRCKEEQFPALISIISICCSSSPRLLPRFVSLPPRRLPGSIHRRLPAEQRRPQGASENRLFTLHQLMDKGHPGYSKYMIDAKLQEQGFFASQHCANCGHELHHKPKDMVGFPAGVKFDPTDQELIEHLESKVMKRAHSLIDDFIPTIEGEDGICYTHPEKLPGVTRNGQSKHFFHRPSKAYTTGTRKRRKIHAETELSNSKNGAETRWHKTGKTRPLMVCGQHKGCKKILVLYINFGKTRKAEKTNWVMHQYHLGDLEDEKEGELIVSKVFYQTQPRQTAAATTSTVLREPSTNGNMEVKMPKSMKIGLTDHAVAAAAAIQMQRQQQQLLKQGDEMKKGKEGQDQLQQKFDHRPAGLEGLIMACKSASTKEGTSTTQPEDEQWPYQY, encoded by the exons atgggcTTCCCATTCCCAGTTCCCACCTGGTTTCCCAGTCTACCTCGTTCCTCCTCGTGGACGCTCCGCCCCAGCACGCCAAGTCTCCAACCAGCCTGTGCTGCCTTGCGTTGCAAGGAAGAGCAGTTCCCCGCTCTGATATCCATCATCTCGATCTGCTGCTCTTCCTCTCCTCGGCTGCTCCCCCGCTTCGTCTCTCTCCCACCCCGTCGGCTGCCTGGATCGATCCACCGGCGGCTTCCTGCGGAGCAGCGCAGGCCGCAAGGCGCCTCCGAAAATCGGCTCTTCACCCTCCAT CAACTCATGGACAAGGGTCACCCAGGGTACTCCAAGTACATGATCGACGCTAAGCTCCAGGAGCAGGGGTTCTTTGCTTCCCAGCACTGCGCCAACTGCGGCCATGAGCTCCACCACAAGCCG AAGGACATGGTTGGGTTTCCTGCCGGTGTCAAGTTCGATCCGACGGACCAGGAGCTGATTGAGCACCTTGAGTCCAAGGTGATGAAGAGAGCTCACTCCCTCATCGATGACTTCATACCCACCATTGAGGGAGAAGATGGCATTTGCTACACCCATCCAGAGAAACTCCCAG GTGTGACCAGAAATGGCCAGAGCAAACACTTTTTCCACAGACCATCAAAGGCCTACACCACAGGCACGAGGAAGAGGAGAAAGATCCACGCAGAGACTGAGTTATCCAACAGTAAAAATGGTGCCGAGACGCGGTGGCACAAGACTGGCAAGACACGGCCGCTGATGGTGTGCGGACAGCACAAGGGGTGCAAGAAGATCCTAGTCTTGTACATCAACTTCGGCAAGACACGAAAGGCAGAGAAGACTaattgggtgatgcaccagtaccacctcggcgaCCTAGAGGACGAGAAGGAAGGGGAGTTGATTGTATCAAAGGTCTTCTATCAGACACAGCCACGGCAGACTGCCGCTGCCACAACATCGACAGTATTGCGTGAGCCTTCAACTAACGGCAATATGGAGGTAAAGATGCCAAAGTCAATGAAGATTGGGCTCACTGATCATGCGGTTGCCGCTGCGGCTGCCATCCAGATGCAGCGACAGCAGCAGCAATTGCTGAAGCAAGGTGATGAG ATGAAAAAGGGAAAGGAGGGGCAGGACCAGCTGCAGCAGAAATTTGACCACAGGCCTGCTGGCTTGGAAGGACTAATAATGGCCTGCAAATCAGCAAGTACAAAAGAA GGAACTTCAACTACTCAGCCCGAAGATGAGCAATGGCCTTACCAGTACTAG
- the LOC119272368 gene encoding NAC domain-containing protein 75-like isoform X3 → MGFPFPVPTWFPSLPRSSSWTLRPSTPSLQPACAALRCKEEQFPALISIISICCSSSPRLLPRFVSLPPRRLPGSIHRRLPAEQRRPQGASENRLFTLHQLMDKGHPGYSKYMIDAKLQEQGFFASQHCANCGHELHHKPDMVGFPAGVKFDPTDQELIEHLESKVMKRAHSLIDDFIPTIEGEDGICYTHPEKLPGVTRNGQSKHFFHRPSKAYTTGTRKRRKIHAETELSNSKNGAETRWHKTGKTRPLMVCGQHKGCKKILVLYINFGKTRKAEKTNWVMHQYHLGDLEDEKEGELIVSKVFYQTQPRQTAAATTSTVLREPSTNGNMEVKMPKSMKIGLTDHAVAAAAAIQMQRQQQQLLKQGDEMKKGKEGQDQLQQKFDHRPAGLEGLIMACKSASTKEGTSTTQPEDEQWPYQY, encoded by the exons atgggcTTCCCATTCCCAGTTCCCACCTGGTTTCCCAGTCTACCTCGTTCCTCCTCGTGGACGCTCCGCCCCAGCACGCCAAGTCTCCAACCAGCCTGTGCTGCCTTGCGTTGCAAGGAAGAGCAGTTCCCCGCTCTGATATCCATCATCTCGATCTGCTGCTCTTCCTCTCCTCGGCTGCTCCCCCGCTTCGTCTCTCTCCCACCCCGTCGGCTGCCTGGATCGATCCACCGGCGGCTTCCTGCGGAGCAGCGCAGGCCGCAAGGCGCCTCCGAAAATCGGCTCTTCACCCTCCAT CAACTCATGGACAAGGGTCACCCAGGGTACTCCAAGTACATGATCGACGCTAAGCTCCAGGAGCAGGGGTTCTTTGCTTCCCAGCACTGCGCCAACTGCGGCCATGAGCTCCACCACAAGCCG GACATGGTTGGGTTTCCTGCCGGTGTCAAGTTCGATCCGACGGACCAGGAGCTGATTGAGCACCTTGAGTCCAAGGTGATGAAGAGAGCTCACTCCCTCATCGATGACTTCATACCCACCATTGAGGGAGAAGATGGCATTTGCTACACCCATCCAGAGAAACTCCCAG GTGTGACCAGAAATGGCCAGAGCAAACACTTTTTCCACAGACCATCAAAGGCCTACACCACAGGCACGAGGAAGAGGAGAAAGATCCACGCAGAGACTGAGTTATCCAACAGTAAAAATGGTGCCGAGACGCGGTGGCACAAGACTGGCAAGACACGGCCGCTGATGGTGTGCGGACAGCACAAGGGGTGCAAGAAGATCCTAGTCTTGTACATCAACTTCGGCAAGACACGAAAGGCAGAGAAGACTaattgggtgatgcaccagtaccacctcggcgaCCTAGAGGACGAGAAGGAAGGGGAGTTGATTGTATCAAAGGTCTTCTATCAGACACAGCCACGGCAGACTGCCGCTGCCACAACATCGACAGTATTGCGTGAGCCTTCAACTAACGGCAATATGGAGGTAAAGATGCCAAAGTCAATGAAGATTGGGCTCACTGATCATGCGGTTGCCGCTGCGGCTGCCATCCAGATGCAGCGACAGCAGCAGCAATTGCTGAAGCAAGGTGATGAG ATGAAAAAGGGAAAGGAGGGGCAGGACCAGCTGCAGCAGAAATTTGACCACAGGCCTGCTGGCTTGGAAGGACTAATAATGGCCTGCAAATCAGCAAGTACAAAAGAA GGAACTTCAACTACTCAGCCCGAAGATGAGCAATGGCCTTACCAGTACTAG